The proteins below are encoded in one region of Tomitella fengzijianii:
- the xseA gene encoding exodeoxyribonuclease VII large subunit, whose product MGGAGGRQGSAQSSSAEQPWPVRVVATKISEWINRLGSIWVEGEITQINARPGTRMAFVVLRDPSANMSLQVTCSPALLRDAPVPLTEGSRVVVYGKPTFYTGRGTLSLRVTEIRAVGIGELLARIERLRKLLAAEGMFDPRLKRPLPFLPGGIGLITGRASAAERDVLSVAQQRWADVQFTVRNTAVQGTSAVPQVVEALRELDADPAVEVIIIARGGGSVEDLLPFSDEALCRAVAAVTTPVVSAIGHEPDNPLLDLVADLRAATPTDAAKRVVPDVAAERALLAELRARSAGALRGWVDREVRGLEQIRSRPVLADPLGAIARMDDEVLRLREAVRRDVRRAVQAEQQSVDHLRARLTTLGPSATLDRGYAVVQHIRTDGTAEVLRTVEDAPPGAQLRVRVADGAVRAAVINRDT is encoded by the coding sequence GTGGGCGGAGCCGGCGGCCGGCAGGGTTCCGCACAGTCGAGCAGCGCGGAGCAGCCGTGGCCGGTGCGCGTCGTCGCGACGAAGATCTCCGAGTGGATCAACCGACTGGGTTCGATCTGGGTGGAGGGCGAGATCACCCAGATCAACGCCCGGCCGGGCACGCGGATGGCGTTCGTCGTCCTGCGCGACCCGTCCGCCAACATGTCCCTGCAGGTCACCTGCTCCCCCGCTTTGCTGCGTGACGCGCCCGTCCCGCTCACCGAGGGCAGTCGCGTGGTCGTCTACGGCAAGCCCACCTTCTACACCGGCCGGGGGACGCTGTCGCTGCGTGTCACGGAGATCCGGGCGGTGGGCATCGGCGAGCTGCTCGCGCGCATCGAGCGGCTGCGCAAGCTGCTCGCCGCCGAGGGCATGTTCGATCCGCGGCTCAAGCGACCCCTGCCGTTCCTCCCCGGGGGGATCGGGTTGATCACCGGCCGGGCCAGCGCCGCCGAACGGGACGTCCTCTCCGTCGCGCAGCAGCGCTGGGCCGACGTGCAATTCACCGTGCGCAACACCGCCGTCCAGGGCACCTCCGCCGTGCCCCAGGTGGTCGAGGCGCTCCGCGAACTCGACGCCGACCCCGCCGTCGAGGTCATCATCATCGCCCGCGGCGGCGGCAGCGTGGAGGACCTGCTGCCGTTCTCCGACGAGGCGCTGTGCCGCGCGGTGGCCGCCGTCACCACGCCGGTGGTCAGCGCGATCGGACACGAGCCAGACAACCCGCTGCTCGATCTCGTCGCCGACCTCCGCGCCGCCACGCCCACCGACGCCGCGAAACGGGTGGTGCCCGACGTCGCGGCCGAACGCGCACTGCTGGCCGAGCTCCGCGCCCGCAGCGCGGGGGCCCTGCGCGGCTGGGTGGACAGGGAGGTCCGCGGACTCGAGCAGATCCGCAGCCGCCCCGTCCTGGCCGACCCGCTCGGGGCGATAGCACGGATGGACGACGAGGTGCTGCGACTGCGCGAGGCCGTACGCCGGGACGTGCGGCGCGCGGTCCAAGCGGAGCAGCAGTCGGTGGACCATCTGCGCGCCCGCCTGACCACGCTGGGCCCGTCGGCCACCCTCGACCGCGGGTACGCCGTGGTCCAGCACATCCGCACCGATGGCACGGCCGAGGTCCTGCGCACCGTCGAGGACGCACCGCCGGGTGCCCAGCTGCGGGTGCGGGTGGCCGACGGTGCGGTGCGCGCCGCGGTGATCAACCGTGACACCTGA
- a CDS encoding lipid droplet-associated protein, producing the protein MIRPPFMARVAAGVALTVADEVRQLPTTAIALPMTSVSLLLQTSMRLQQTMTSLAIRGDEAFAFLYPATEKPSWAVFDEDEAGDGGPESGTGPGTARDGSAPAAAPGQRGPSADGHGSLGRFALYSTPNAATRGRALENAATDVATAEAPAVAEEIGYDDLTLAQLRTRLRAMGAEDLSALLDYERAGTARAPYLTMLENRLASVAGK; encoded by the coding sequence ATGATCCGTCCCCCGTTCATGGCGCGAGTCGCCGCCGGAGTCGCGCTCACCGTGGCCGATGAGGTCCGTCAGTTGCCGACGACCGCCATTGCACTGCCGATGACCTCGGTGAGCCTGCTGCTGCAGACCAGCATGCGCCTGCAGCAGACCATGACCAGCCTGGCGATCAGGGGCGACGAGGCGTTCGCGTTCCTGTATCCGGCCACGGAGAAGCCTTCGTGGGCGGTGTTCGACGAGGACGAGGCCGGCGACGGCGGCCCCGAGTCCGGGACCGGCCCCGGCACGGCCCGCGACGGGTCGGCCCCCGCGGCCGCTCCGGGACAGCGCGGCCCGTCTGCCGACGGCCACGGTTCACTGGGCAGGTTCGCGCTCTATTCCACCCCGAACGCGGCGACGCGCGGCCGCGCCCTGGAGAACGCGGCCACGGACGTCGCCACCGCGGAGGCGCCGGCGGTCGCGGAGGAAATCGGTTACGACGACCTGACACTGGCGCAGCTGCGTACGCGTCTGCGCGCCATGGGAGCCGAAGACTTGTCGGCGCTGCTGGATTACGAACGCGCCGGAACGGCCCGTGCGCCCTACCTGACGATGCTGGAGAACCGGCTCGCCAGCGTCGCGGGCAAGTGA
- a CDS encoding 4-hydroxy-3-methylbut-2-enyl diphosphate reductase has product MSASVDAAGGSSVDVPGGRRVLLAEPRGYCAGVDRAVETVERALEKHGAPVYVRKQIVHNRHVVDTLTERGVVFVDETDEVPEGAILVFSAHGVSPAVRDSADQRKLHTIDATCPLVTKVHQEAKRFARGDYDILLIGHDGHEEVEGTAGEAPEHVQLVSGPEAVDSVTVRDEDKVIWVSQTTLSVDETMETVRKLRERFPKLQDPPSDDICYATQNRQVAVKEMAPRCDLVIVVGSRNSSNSVRLVEVALQAGAKSAHLVDYAREVDPSWLEGVTTVGVTSGASVPEVLVRGVLDLLDEHGFGDVESVRTAQESLVFSLPRELRPSRVLKVADVS; this is encoded by the coding sequence ATGTCTGCTTCTGTTGATGCTGCTGGTGGGAGTTCTGTTGACGTTCCCGGTGGCAGGCGCGTGCTCCTTGCTGAGCCGCGCGGGTACTGCGCCGGGGTTGATCGGGCCGTGGAGACGGTCGAGCGGGCACTGGAAAAGCACGGTGCCCCCGTGTACGTGCGCAAGCAGATCGTGCACAACCGCCACGTCGTGGACACGCTGACCGAACGCGGCGTGGTGTTCGTCGATGAGACGGACGAAGTGCCCGAGGGCGCCATCCTCGTGTTCTCCGCGCACGGTGTATCCCCGGCGGTGCGGGATTCCGCGGACCAGCGCAAGCTGCACACCATCGACGCCACCTGCCCGCTGGTCACCAAGGTGCACCAGGAAGCGAAGCGCTTTGCGCGCGGCGACTACGACATCCTCCTGATCGGTCATGACGGCCACGAAGAGGTCGAAGGCACTGCGGGCGAGGCGCCGGAGCACGTGCAACTGGTCAGCGGGCCGGAGGCCGTGGATTCGGTCACCGTGCGCGACGAGGACAAGGTCATCTGGGTCTCGCAGACGACGCTCAGCGTGGACGAGACGATGGAGACCGTCCGCAAGCTGCGTGAGCGTTTCCCCAAGCTGCAGGATCCGCCGTCGGACGACATCTGCTACGCGACGCAGAACCGGCAGGTGGCGGTGAAGGAGATGGCGCCGCGCTGCGACTTGGTGATCGTCGTCGGTTCGCGCAACTCGTCCAACTCGGTACGGCTCGTGGAGGTCGCTCTGCAGGCGGGCGCCAAGTCGGCGCACCTGGTCGACTACGCGCGCGAGGTGGACCCGTCCTGGCTTGAGGGCGTGACGACGGTGGGGGTCACCTCCGGCGCCTCCGTTCCCGAGGTGCTCGTTCGCGGCGTGCTGGACCTCCTGGACGAGCACGGCTTCGGCGATGTCGAGTCCGTCCGCACCGCGCAGGAGTCGTTGGTGTTCTCGCTTCCGCGGGAGCTCCGGCCGAGCCGGGTGCTGAAGGTTGCGGACGTCAGCTAG
- a CDS encoding DUF6542 domain-containing protein: MTDSPRTSPRRRGRVPLDQRSVLATTPGVPWWGALACAVAATLVGFLIDSARGDQLTWVFTVLYFLGCIAAVLMVRNRSLFTAMAQPPLILLIAVPLAYRSFAENPAAGLKGILFDIALPLVDRFPTMVVTTVIVVVIGAFRLTLFVQERRVATHGSAKNPTRRTTDGTAATAAAGAGAPNRGNADARARSRSGSTRGARRAGRGRPARAASAASDSRQTRSRNQDSGRAVPADAPARPGRRRAAGPGSTFDSDAPRNPGRAQQSSHPPHMNGTTPRRKTAAEAAAAAQVEFRHTPRTAPEDDGRRTARRLAVGYAADGGGRGSEPMHGDPAHPIPNVRYRGD; encoded by the coding sequence GTGACCGATTCACCGCGCACCTCGCCGCGACGCCGCGGCCGGGTACCCCTGGACCAACGCTCAGTCCTGGCCACGACGCCAGGCGTGCCCTGGTGGGGCGCGCTGGCCTGCGCCGTCGCGGCGACGCTCGTCGGGTTCCTCATCGACTCGGCACGCGGAGACCAACTGACATGGGTCTTCACCGTCCTCTACTTTCTCGGGTGCATCGCCGCGGTGCTGATGGTGCGCAACCGATCGCTTTTCACCGCGATGGCGCAACCACCGCTGATCCTGCTCATCGCGGTCCCCTTGGCATACCGGAGCTTCGCCGAAAACCCCGCCGCCGGACTCAAAGGCATCCTGTTCGACATTGCGTTACCGCTGGTGGACAGGTTTCCGACGATGGTCGTGACCACAGTCATAGTCGTCGTCATCGGAGCTTTCCGGCTGACGCTCTTCGTACAGGAACGGCGGGTCGCCACCCACGGGTCTGCCAAGAACCCGACGCGAAGAACAACGGATGGCACGGCCGCCACGGCCGCGGCAGGCGCCGGAGCGCCGAACCGGGGCAACGCCGACGCTCGTGCCCGGAGCCGCTCGGGTTCCACGCGGGGCGCACGCCGTGCGGGTCGGGGCCGGCCCGCACGCGCGGCATCAGCAGCATCCGACAGCCGTCAGACCCGGTCACGCAACCAGGACAGCGGCCGCGCCGTGCCGGCGGATGCGCCCGCCCGCCCCGGCCGCCGTAGGGCAGCGGGACCGGGTTCCACGTTCGACTCCGACGCGCCGCGCAACCCCGGCCGCGCGCAACAATCGAGTCACCCACCGCATATGAACGGCACGACGCCCCGCCGGAAAACCGCAGCCGAGGCCGCCGCGGCGGCGCAGGTGGAGTTCCGCCACACGCCGAGAACCGCGCCCGAGGACGACGGACGGAGAACGGCCCGCAGGCTCGCCGTCGGATACGCCGCCGACGGCGGCGGCCGGGGAAGCGAACCAATGCACGGCGATCCCGCGCACCCCATCCCCAACGTCCGCTACCGCGGCGATTGA
- a CDS encoding DNA recombination protein RmuC, translating to MDGITAVMLVAALVLGAVVGWLAHAARVGDRLARAEATMDAREEGRQTWEASLGSVNDAAARRNAGEVGERMGQVVAPLRDALGALSEQLRLLEHDRVGAYAGISEQVAAMHHSNRELSTQTTQLVSALRAPQVRGRWGELQLERVVELAGMARHCDFDTQVTAESATDGPAARVRPDMIIRLSGGRRIVVDAKVPLSAYLDALSATREQERQKLMFSHASQLRAHVDKLAAKAYWRAFDPTPEFVVLFVPGDPFLDAAVSTDKGLFEYAMAKNVVLATPTTLVALLRTVALGWRHEALSQEAQTIHTLGTELARRLETMSQHFDRVGDRLGKAVESFNATAASYESRVMVTARRLSELQMTDANLPPIRQVESVPRVVAWTDTPTRGGAADGAVGG from the coding sequence ATGGATGGGATCACGGCCGTCATGCTGGTCGCGGCACTGGTGCTCGGCGCCGTCGTCGGTTGGCTGGCGCATGCGGCACGCGTCGGGGACCGGCTCGCCCGCGCCGAGGCCACGATGGACGCCCGGGAGGAGGGCCGGCAGACCTGGGAGGCTTCGCTCGGCTCTGTCAATGACGCGGCGGCGCGCCGCAATGCCGGTGAGGTCGGCGAGCGCATGGGGCAGGTGGTGGCTCCCCTGAGGGATGCTCTCGGCGCGCTCAGCGAGCAGTTGCGGTTACTCGAACACGATCGCGTCGGCGCATACGCGGGCATCAGCGAGCAGGTGGCCGCCATGCACCATTCCAACCGCGAGCTCTCCACTCAAACCACGCAACTGGTCTCCGCGCTGCGTGCCCCGCAGGTCCGCGGCCGATGGGGCGAGCTCCAGCTCGAGCGGGTGGTGGAACTCGCCGGAATGGCCCGGCACTGTGATTTCGACACGCAGGTCACCGCCGAGTCCGCGACGGACGGCCCCGCCGCGCGCGTGCGTCCGGACATGATCATCCGGCTCTCCGGCGGCCGCCGCATCGTCGTGGACGCGAAGGTTCCACTGTCGGCCTATCTCGACGCCCTTTCCGCCACCCGCGAGCAGGAACGCCAGAAGCTGATGTTCTCGCACGCCTCGCAGCTTCGCGCGCACGTGGACAAGCTCGCGGCCAAGGCATACTGGCGCGCGTTCGACCCCACCCCGGAGTTCGTCGTACTGTTCGTCCCCGGCGACCCGTTCCTCGACGCCGCCGTATCCACCGACAAAGGGCTGTTCGAGTACGCGATGGCGAAGAACGTCGTCCTCGCGACCCCCACCACGCTCGTCGCGCTGCTGCGCACGGTGGCACTGGGCTGGCGGCACGAGGCTCTGTCCCAGGAGGCGCAGACCATCCATACCCTCGGTACCGAACTGGCGCGCAGACTCGAGACGATGTCGCAGCACTTCGACCGCGTCGGCGACCGACTCGGCAAGGCCGTCGAATCCTTCAACGCCACTGCCGCGTCCTACGAGTCACGAGTGATGGTCACCGCACGGCGCCTCAGCGAACTGCAGATGACCGACGCGAATCTGCCGCCGATTCGCCAGGTCGAGTCGGTTCCGCGGGTCGTCGCGTGGACAGACACGCCCACGCGTGGAGGTGCGGCCGACGGCGCCGTGGGCGGATGA
- a CDS encoding exonuclease SbcCD subunit D: protein MRILHTSDWHIGRTFHGVDLLADQESVLAEIAGIVSREQVDAVVLAGDVYDRSVPGAEAVRACNRALVALREAGARIIATSGNHDSPARLGAGADFAAAGGLHLFTTVAGVGHPVVLEDAHGPVRFYGVPYLEPDVCRRELGVPAARTHEEVLAAAMELVRADLAAAAGDGGTRSVVLAHAFVVGGDPTGSERTISVGGVETVPAAAFEGVDYAALGHLHSPQAIRPWLRYSGSPLPYSFGERSDAKGVWIVDLGADGLESVRQVPLTSVRGLSRLTGTLQELLEGEQYAEAEQDYVSAILVDERRPQDPMRRLRERFPHTVHLEWERPGGNPELRYRERVRGRDDAQIIRSFIDDVRGEPTDDEMALVAQALSAATAEAEGER from the coding sequence ATGAGGATCCTGCACACTTCAGACTGGCACATCGGCCGGACCTTCCACGGCGTGGACCTGCTGGCGGACCAGGAGAGCGTCCTTGCGGAGATCGCCGGCATCGTCAGCCGGGAACAGGTCGACGCAGTGGTCCTGGCCGGGGACGTCTACGACCGTTCGGTGCCTGGCGCGGAGGCCGTCCGGGCGTGCAATCGCGCGCTGGTCGCCTTGCGGGAGGCGGGCGCGAGGATCATCGCGACCTCGGGCAACCATGATTCGCCGGCGCGACTGGGGGCGGGTGCGGATTTCGCGGCCGCCGGAGGACTGCATCTGTTCACCACGGTCGCCGGCGTCGGGCACCCCGTCGTATTGGAGGATGCGCACGGTCCGGTCCGCTTCTACGGCGTCCCGTACCTGGAGCCGGACGTGTGCCGCAGGGAACTCGGCGTCCCCGCCGCCCGTACGCATGAAGAAGTGCTGGCGGCCGCGATGGAGTTGGTGCGTGCCGACCTCGCCGCGGCGGCCGGCGACGGCGGAACCAGATCCGTGGTCCTCGCGCATGCCTTCGTCGTCGGCGGCGATCCCACCGGCTCGGAGCGCACCATCTCAGTGGGGGGAGTGGAGACCGTGCCGGCGGCGGCTTTCGAGGGGGTGGACTATGCGGCGCTCGGTCATTTGCACTCACCGCAGGCGATCCGCCCTTGGCTGCGCTATTCGGGAAGCCCACTGCCGTACTCGTTCGGCGAGCGCAGCGACGCGAAGGGCGTCTGGATCGTGGACCTCGGTGCGGACGGTCTGGAGTCGGTGCGTCAGGTCCCGCTGACATCGGTGCGGGGATTGAGCCGCCTCACCGGGACGCTGCAGGAGCTGCTCGAAGGTGAGCAGTACGCGGAGGCTGAGCAGGACTATGTTTCGGCGATCCTGGTCGATGAGAGGCGACCGCAGGACCCGATGCGCAGGCTGCGTGAGCGTTTCCCGCACACGGTGCACTTGGAATGGGAGCGGCCCGGCGGCAACCCGGAACTGCGCTACCGCGAGCGTGTCCGCGGCCGCGACGACGCACAGATCATCCGCTCGTTCATCGACGATGTGCGCGGCGAGCCGACGGACGACGAGATGGCGCTGGTCGCGCAGGCACTGTCCGCGGCCACCGCAGAAGCCGAGGGGGAGCGTTGA